In Vicinamibacteria bacterium, the genomic window GAGTTTCTCGGTCCTCGGCGGGAGTTCGTGGATGAACAGAGTTATCCCCTGACTCCCGGGAGCGCGCTTTTCGTCGAGAACCAGCGCGGAAACGTTCGCATCTCCGGGTGGAACGACAACCGGCTCCAGGTGATGGTCACCAAGTACATCCACGACTTAGGCGAAAGCGAGGCTCGGCGCGCGGCCGACGAAATCCAGCTCGAGCTCGCTCCGCACGAAAACGGACATCGCCTGTCGGTCGTCGCGCCCCAGGGACGTTTCGTCGAGACCGAGCTTATGATTCGTCTGCCACGGAGCATCACGCTCGACGTCCGAAACCGTCGTGGAGGCTCGATCACCGTCCACGATATGGACGCATCTGCCGATCTCACGACTCGCGAGGGCCCAATCGAAGTGCGGCGAATCTCCGGCGACGTGAACGCGCGGACGAACCGCTCATCGATTCGCCTCGAGGACGTTTCCGGGTCAGTCGAAGCGTCTACGCGTAACGGGGACATCGTGGCGCTCCGTGTTGCCGGGGATCTCGATGCGAGCACGTCGAGCGCCGATCTCGTTGCCGACGACATCGCCGGCAACGCCAAGCTCTACGTTCGTCACGGAGGCCTTCGCGTTCGACGAGCTTCGGGAAGCATCGACCTCGAGGCCAATGACGCCGACGTCTCGATCGAATCGGCACGGGGTCCGGTGCGAGTCGACACCCGACGCGGCGAATTGCACTTGCGCGATCTCTCCTCGAGCCTCGAAGTTCGGGCTCAGCGGACGACTCTCAGGGCTTCCTCGGTGGCTGGTGACGTCACCGTCGAGGTCGGAGACCGACCGATTACGTTGCAACGTATTGGAGGATCCCTCAAAATCAACGCGGCGCGGGCGGACGTGAGCGTAACCGAGATCGCGGGCCCGGCGATCATCGAGGGTGCCCCCAACGATGTCCGTGTGTCGGAGTTCTCCTCGGACCTGACTGTTCGATCGAACCACGGGGAGATCCGAGCCGACACGACCGATCTCTCGGGCAACGTCCGGCTCGAAACGAGCTATGGAGACATCGATCTCGCCCTTCCGATGACGACTTCTGCGGTATTCGATTTCAGCACCCGTGACGGCGAGCTCCGAAGCGCCTTTCCCGGTGTGGAGATAGAGGGCGAGCCGGTCGGTGCCGAGCGTCGCTGGACCGGCCGGATCGGTTCGGGTGGACGGGCGGTCACGCTCATCACGAATTATGGAGACATTCAGTTGAGAGCAACGGGGCAGTGAGCCCCGATCCGGGATTCTTCTGTCGCCTCTGTGTGAAAAGGGGAATACGGGGAAACTGGAGATTGGGATCGAAAACAGGGTGAGCCCTACCGACGATTGAGCTTGACCACGAACCGTGGCTTCCCTACAATACGCACCGCTTTCACCAAGGACGAGGGGAAGCTCGGGGTCAAACAATCCGCTCGGCGATGGGCGAGCGGAGACGACTCCCTCGGCGCCGATCACACCGCCGTTCCGACAAAGGAGGGAAACTCCCGTCGTGAGCACGAAAGTCATAACCGATACGCAGCTTCCGGGGATCCCGCTGAGATCACGCGGAAAAGTTCGTGACGTCTATCAGGTCAATGGAAACCTGCTGATGATTACTACCGACCGCGTATCAGCCTTCGACGTGGTGTTACCCAACGGTATTCCCGACAAGGGCAAGGTTCTCAATTGCCTTTCCTTGTATTGGTTCGATCGTACTCGCGCCATCGTCCCCAATCACGTTATTTGCAGAGACGTTTCCGACTTTCCCCCCTCCTTGGCGGTTTTCGCCGACGAGCTCCGCTCGAGGTCCA contains:
- a CDS encoding DUF4097 family beta strand repeat-containing protein, with the translated sequence MASGLLLIATGSFFLAVNLFGISFLRGAARTLEWLVDYWPLVLVIWGVVKISKRFMTPERSRVSGLEVAVLVVVVLAGLGLTATRRAMNHLAEGADWSGLAEVFGPEFLGPRREFVDEQSYPLTPGSALFVENQRGNVRISGWNDNRLQVMVTKYIHDLGESEARRAADEIQLELAPHENGHRLSVVAPQGRFVETELMIRLPRSITLDVRNRRGGSITVHDMDASADLTTREGPIEVRRISGDVNARTNRSSIRLEDVSGSVEASTRNGDIVALRVAGDLDASTSSADLVADDIAGNAKLYVRHGGLRVRRASGSIDLEANDADVSIESARGPVRVDTRRGELHLRDLSSSLEVRAQRTTLRASSVAGDVTVEVGDRPITLQRIGGSLKINAARADVSVTEIAGPAIIEGAPNDVRVSEFSSDLTVRSNHGEIRADTTDLSGNVRLETSYGDIDLALPMTTSAVFDFSTRDGELRSAFPGVEIEGEPVGAERRWTGRIGSGGRAVTLITNYGDIQLRATGQ